The Impatiens glandulifera chromosome 3, dImpGla2.1, whole genome shotgun sequence genome contains a region encoding:
- the LOC124932194 gene encoding glucuronoxylan 4-O-methyltransferase 3-like: MSIKSKTHNHPMITLKLTLICLFFLFLIFLLLRSNFTTSSFISSSTSRTSNKDSQSQTNDYQTCNKIPPSLSTALLHYATSKITPQQTYQEISVTLRILQRKSPCNFLIFGLGYDSLMWASLNHGGRTVFLEEDLSWINQIQKKFPTLESKHVKYNTKLTEADRLFEVGSEHELCKVVGDPRTSKCELVMKGMPDEIYDVEWDLIMVDAPTGWHDATPGRMSAIYTAGLMGRNREEGETDVFVHDVNRPVEDRFSTGFLCQSYLTEQVGRIRHFTVPSHRVLSKPAFCP, translated from the coding sequence ATGTCGATCAAATCCAAAACCCATAACCACCCCATGATCACCTTAAAACTCACCCTCATTtgtctcttcttcctcttcctcatcTTCTTACTACTAAGATCCAACTTCACAACCTCTTCTTTCATCTCATCTTCAACTTCACGAACCTCGAATAAGGATTCTCAATCTCAAACCAACGATTATCAAACATGCAACAAGATCCCGCCTTCGCTATCAACTGCCTTACTCCATTACGCTACCTCAAAAATAACCCCACAACAAACATACCAAGAAATCTCGGTAACTTTAAGAATTCTCCAACGTAAATCCCCATGCAACTTCCTCATATTCGGCCTCGGCTACGACAGTCTCATGTGGGCTTCTTTAAACCACGGAGGACGAACAGTTTTCCTCGAAGAAGACTTATCATGGATCAACCAGATTCAAAAGAAATTCCCTACACTCGAGTCCAAACACGTCAAGTACAACACAAAGTTAACCGAGGCCGACAGGTTATTCGAGGTTGGTTCGGAACATGAGTTATGTAAGGTTGTTGGGGATCCTAGGACTTCAAAGTGTGAGCTCGTGATGAAAGGGATGCCGGATGAGATCTATGATGTCGAGTGGGATTTGATCATGGTTGATGCGCCGACGGGATGGCATGATGCGACGCCGGGAAGGATGTCGGCGATTTATACGGCGGGGCTTATGGGGAGGAATAGAGAGGAAGGTGAAACAGACGTGTTTGTTCATGATGTGAATAGACCGGTTGAAGATAGATTCTCGACCGGGTTTTTATGTCAAAGTTATCTTACTGAACAGGTTGGGAGGATTAGGCATTTTACTGTTCCTAGTCATAGAGTACTTAGTAAACCGGCCTTTTGCCCTTGA
- the LOC124929181 gene encoding phosphatidylinositol-3-phosphatase SAC1 — MATKSDTLKANSSTLPPVVRPSAKVHPANDAEPDSNSYSLEKFRLYETKARYYLIGNDRNKRFFRVLKIDRMEPSDLNISEDPVVYSPQEIKSLLQRIAEGNRATGGLASVYKAYGIAGCIRILESYYLILVTKRRQIGSICGHAIYSIDESQLITIPHPSIQTDLAHSKTEQRYKKLLSSVDLTKDFFYSYTYPIMQCLQKNVLSTGEEGIPYENMFVWNAFLTQPIRSRCKNTIWTIAMAHGHFKQTRLSIFGRDFSVSLISRRSRHFAGTRYLKRGVNDRGRVANDVETEQIILDEEAGSCKGKMSSVVQMRGSIPLFWSQEASRFSPKPDIILQRYDPTYDATRLHFEDLVKRYGNPIIVLNLIKTVEKRPREMMLRREFANAVGYLNQILPEKNDLKFIHWDFHKFAKSKSANVLAVLGGVASEALDLTGFYYGGRLASNKRRVTPLSRTNTSRDTSLRDLRGSSVDLVRMGSNSDVLSSLVKQERESDSSQLNKKKNYGGEAPQFQSGVLRTNCIDCLDRTNVAQYAYGLEALGRQLHAMGLTDKLKLDADSSIAAALMDMYQSMGDALAQQYGGSAAHNTVFPERQGKWKATTQSREFLKSIKRYYSNAYTDGEKQDAINLFLGYFQPQEGKPALWELDSDYYLHVSGIGDDLVPEYSSPPAGTRPLGVGTILAPVPACREDFSRMKLTSFDKLIEKTCSSIKNVRLWTEPDQKTGNSGVAPDAAEIQLKSPNWLFGQRKFEEHDSASKVTLHENSNKGHEDEREMNDYFDLGLLSADMNDIDEEDVFRRYLATTSVDEANGWYGGTLLGDQEETSDIYKHYSELCQGPTIEPFQHDAEKEKYYEHILMGGTVANENDEASVKAEMEGALDEYDQIGTDLGIAPKSCKIQAHDPSQLTRWMIGEERMQRL; from the exons ATGGCGACGAAATCGGATACCCTGAAGGCGAATTCTTCCACCCTTCCTCCGGTTGTTCGTCCTTCTGCAAAAGTCCACCCAGCCAACGATGCCGAACCAGACTCCAACTCATACTCACTGGAAAAATTCAGACTTTACGAAACCAAAGCG AGGTATTATCTGATTGGGAATGATCGGAACAAGAGGTTCTTTCGGGTGTTGAAGATCGACCGTATGGAGCCTTCCGATCTCAATATAAGTGAGGATCCCGTTGTTTACTCGCCGCAAGAAATCAAGAGCTTGTTACAGAGGATTGCCGAAGGAAATCGAGCAACAGGCGGACTGGCATCTGTCTACAAGGCTTATGGGATTGCTG GTTGCATTAGAATTTTGGAGTCATATTATCTAATATTGGTGACCAAACGTAGGCAAATTGGTTCTATATGTGGTCATGCAATTTATAGCATAGATGAGAGCCAGTTAATTACGATTCCTCATCCCTCAATCCAAACTGATCTTGCTCACTCCAAAACCGAGCAAAG GTACAAGAAGCTTTTATCAAGTGTTGATTTGACCAAAGATTTCTTCTATAGTTATACATATCCCATTATGCAATGTTTACAAAAGAATGTTCTATCAACTGGCGAAGAAGGCATACCTTATGAGAACATGTTTGTATGGAATGCTTTTCTTACACAACCAATTCGATCGAGATGCAAAAATACTATCTGGACAATCGCAATGGCTCATGGACATTTTAAACAG ACTCGGCTCTCAATATTTGGGCGTGACTTCAGCGTTAGTTTGATTTCTAGGCGTTCTCGGCATTTTGCAGGGACACG ATATCTTAAAAGGGGGGTTAATGACCGGGGAAGAGTTGCAAATGATGTTGAAACTGAACAAATTATTCTGGATGAAGAAGCTGGATCTTGCAAAGGGAAGATGAGTTCAGTTGTGCAAATGCGTGGTTCTATTCCATTGTTCTGGTCTCAAGAAGCTTCAAGATTCAGTCCCAAGCCAGACATAATTT TGCAGAGGTATGATCCTACATATGATGCTACAAGACTTCATTTTGAAGATCTAGTAAAGAGATACGGGAATCCCATTATTGTTCTTAATCTAATCAAG ACAGTGGAGAAAAGGCCCCGGGAAATGATGCTCAGACGTGAGTTTGCTAACGCTGTTGGATATCTTAACCAAATTCTTCCAGAAAAAAATGACCTAAAATTCATCCATTGGGATTTTCATAAGTTTGCTAAGAG CAAGTCTGCCAATGTTTTGGCTGTTTTAGGCGGGGTGGCAAGTGAAGCACTTGATTTGACAGGGTTTTACTATGGTGGCAGACTTGCCTCCAATAAAAGAAGAGTGACCCCACTTAGCCGAACAAATACTTCAAG GGATACATCTCTTAGAGATCTGAGAGGTAGTTCGGTTGATCTCGTCAGAATGGGAAGCAATAGTGATGTCTTGAGCTCTTTAGTGAAACAAGAGAGAGAGTCCGATTCTAGTCAACtgaacaagaaaaaaaattatggtggCGAAGCCCCACAGTTTCAAAGTGGAGTTTTGCGCACAAACTGTATAGATTGCTTAGATCGCACCAATGTTGCACAGTATGCTTACGGATTAGAAGCATTAGGTCGTCAGCTTCATGCAATGGGATTAACAGATAAGCTTAAGTTGGATGCTGATAGTAGTATTGCTGCTGCTTTGATGGATATGTATCAGAGTATGGGTGATGCGCTTGCCCAACAGTATGGTGGTTCTGCTGCTCACAATACT GTATTTCCAGAAAGACAGGGGAAGTGGAAGGCCACAACTCAGTCTAGAGAATTTCTTAAGTCCATCAAGCGATACTACAGCAATGCCTACACAGATGGTGAAAAACAAGATGCAATTAACTT ATTTCTTGGCTACTTTCAACCTCAGGAAGGGAAACCTGCCCTTTGGGAGCTGGATTCGGATTATTATCTTCATGTGTCTGGGATTGGAGATGATCTTGTTCCAGAATACAG TTCTCCTCCAGCTGGTACCAGACCTTTAGGAGTAGGAACTATTCTTGCTCCTGTTCCAGCATGTAGAGAGGATTTCTCGCGGATGAAGTTGACATCATTTGATAAGTTGATAGAGAAAACATGTAGCTCAATAAAGAATGTAAGGCTTTGGACAGAACCAGATCAAAAAACTGGGAATTCTGGGGTGGCTCCTGATGCAGC TGAAATACAGCTGAAGAGTCCTAATTGGCTTTTTGGGCAAAGGAAGTTTGAAGAACATGACTCTGCATCAAAGGTCACTTTACatgaaaattcaaataaagGGCATGAAGATGAAAGAGAAATGAATGATTATTTTGACCTTGGTCTGCTTTCTGCTGACATGAATGATATTGATGAGGAGGATGTCTTCagaag ATATCTTGCAACGACTTCAGTAGATGAGGCGAACGGCTGGTATGGAGGTACATTACTTGGTGACCAGGAAGAAACCAGCGACATATATAAGCATTATTCAGAACTATGCCAG GGTCCAACAATTGAGCCTTTCCAACACGACGCAGAGAAAGAGAAGTATTATGAACATATTCTTATGGGGGGAACAGTGGCGAATGAGAATGATGAAGCAAGTGTTAAAGCAGAAATGGAAGGGGCCCTTGATGAGTATGACCAAATTGGGACAGATCTCGGTATTGCACCCAAATCATGCAAAATCCAAGCCCATGATCCAAGTCAATTGACCAGGTGGATGATTGGAGAAGAAAGAATGCAAAGGTTATAA
- the LOC124928611 gene encoding uncharacterized protein LOC124928611, whose protein sequence is MFYSFHSIKNFNESVAMEFMTRFIMKFMTMMDYIELRVCLINPPSLMILSSKQEKSIQPYLLNIRTGSDPEATTQKIAAFARQSGNDKMRSTPAQNAGFRYSVGRLDDITVLVSFVKENAPRPSTFGYR, encoded by the exons ATGTTCTATAGTTTTCATTctatcaaaaatttcaatgaATCAGTTGCCATGGAATTCATGACAAGATTCATAATGAAGTTTATGACTATGATGGATTATATAGAACTAAGGGTTTGTCTGATAAATCCGCCAAGCTTAATGATTTTATCCTCCAAACAGGAGAAGTCGATCCAACCATACCTGCTAAACATTCGAACTGGGTCGGATCCTGAAGCCACAACTCAAAAGATTGCAGCTTTTGCAAGACAGAGTGGAAATGATAAGATGAGATCAACACCTGCCCAAAATGCTGGTTTTCGTTATTCTGTGGGCAGGCTTGATGACATCACTGTCTTGGTTTCGTTTGTTAAG GAGAATGCTCCAAGACCATCAACATTTGGATACCGCTAA
- the LOC124930631 gene encoding ACD11 homolog protein-like: MALKYLFNRTMSMPDMVNDNPAFVDNSDDTKQRPLSAVAEAFEDLSKMLNSTETSPDVELKLKPFCDACSLVSVLFGCLGMAFRFAELEYVSKVHNLVEAGKRYETLSSMLDIDVRNDTVRTAGSNSRNLRRVRQGLDLIRAIFQNFLSPEFCSLKDAASTAYADVCAPYHTWAVRTAAYAGMCVLPTREQLLLKLNATDELAEKEMNRYIKASQPVIEFIDKLYMSRDISLDW; this comes from the exons ATGGCTCTCAAATATCTATTCAACAG GACTATGTCCATGCCCGATATGGTCAATGATAATCCCGCCTTTGTTGATAATTCCGACGATACAAAACAGAGACCGTTATCTGCTGTAGCAGAGGCCTTCGAAGATCTATCCAAAATGCTCAATTCTACAGAAACTAGCCCCGACGTCGAACTCAAATTGAAACCGTTTTGCGATGCATGTTCTTTAGTCTCCGTCTTATTCGGATGCCTAGGCATGGCTTTCAGATTTGCCGAACTTGAATACGTTTCTAAG GTACATAATCTTGTTGAAGCTGGAAAAAGATATGAGACATTGAGTAGTATGCTTGATATTGATGTGAGAAACGATACAGTAAGAACAGCGGGAAGTAATTCACGCAATTTACGTAGGGTTAGACAGGGGCTTGATTTGATAAGAGCAATCTTCCAGAATTTCTTATCACCAGA ATTTTGTTCTTTGAAAGATGCAGCATCAACAGCTTATGCTGATGTTTGTGCACCTTATCATACATGGGCTGTAAGAACTGCAGCTTATGCTGGAATGTGTGTTCTTCCAACTAGAGAACAACTTCTACTTAAATTGAATGCAACAG ATGAATTAGCTGAAAAGGAAATGAACAGGTATATCAAGGCATCGCAACCTGTTATAGAATTCATAGACAAGTTGTATATGTCGAGGGATATCAGCTTGGATTGGTGA